In Engraulis encrasicolus isolate BLACKSEA-1 chromosome 15, IST_EnEncr_1.0, whole genome shotgun sequence, the genomic window tggcctagcacacacacacacatatatattataGTTTAGTAGCAGTCCGCACTCGCATAGTGGCACGAGAtggcctagcacacacacacacacacacacacacattatagtagCAGTCCGCACTCGCATAGTGGCACGAgatggcctaacacacacacacacacacacacacacattatagtagCAGTCCGCACTCGCATAGTGGCACGAgatggcctaacacacacacacacacacacacacattatagtagCAGTCCGCACTCGCATAGTGGCACGAGATGgcctgacgcacacacgcacacacacacacacacacacacacacacacacacacacacacacacacattatagtagCAGTCTGCACTCGCATAGTGGCACGAGATGgcctgacgcacacacgcacacacacacacacacacacacacacacacacacacacacacacatattatagtAGCAGTCCGCACTCGCATAGTGGCACGAgatggcctaacacacacacacacacacacacacacacacacacacacacacacacacacacacacacacacacacacattatagtagCAGTCCGCACTCGCATAGTGGCACGAGAtggcctagcacacacacacacacacacacacacacacacacacacacacacacacacacacacacacacacacacattatagtagCAGTCCGCACTCGCATAGTGGCACGAgatggcctaacacacacacacacacacacacacacacacacacacacacacacacattatagtagCAGTCCGCACTCGCATAGTGGCACGAgatggcctaacacacacacacacacacacacacacacacacacacacacacacacattatagtagCAGTCCGCACTCGCATAGTGGCACGAgatggcctaacacacacacacacacacacacacacacacacacacaaccacacacacacacatacacattatagTAGCAGTCCGCACTCGCATAGTGGCACGAGAtggcctagcacacacacacacacacacacacacacacacacacacacacacacacacacacacacacacacacacacacacacacacattatagtagCAGTCCGCACTCGCATAGTGGCACGAgatggcctaacacacacacacacacacacacacacacacacacacacacacacacacacacacacacacacacacacacacacacacacattttaatagcAGTCCGCACTCACATAGTGGCACGAGatagcctaacacacacacacacacacacacacacacacactagagtgtggctcgggccggttttttctgtccgagcccggccctcagccgacagaaaagtgatcaaccccgacccgagcccgagactaattaaaatgtttgtgtccgaacccgtccgaagcccgagaccactgtaataacaacagaacctgtgcgcaagcaagattttctatgtgggctcctccatactcaaaataccacgtgataaacagacaggataggcaaagacattaggatgaggcaatttgcagtagcctaatttagttacgcacgcatagtaagtagcctataaacacacacacacacacacacacacacacacacacacacacacacacacacatgtgacagcgcaccttatgtttctttcggttagaccagagatgttgggtgcagtgatcaaatgcatgggaggggcgtgagaggataagacaggcgaaaactaacgaatacgttttggatgcagtcagcgcggctatggaacatttgttacgttactgttagtgcaaataaatccccgcgagcgatgggctataagttcaccccgaagaacagtagcctgttcggccctccaagagaatgtcatttcccctgatgtccatgcggtcaatataaaatcaggaaaggttgcacgcgcatagttacaactgtacagtaaaagtgacaagaattaagaacctacgtgaaggacatgaaatgtcacagcggacaaaatagtaacaggaaacttcttcgcccctaccttaggcaactccacgtagtcGTGCGTCTTCttaaatccatattatgctcccccatgctggaaatgtaatccttggcgagcaatgcagtgacaaacttcgtcattttatgttcaacatttaagacagcatcgaaggcatgctaaaacatggcgtacactaggcctacaacaaaagaccacacgttcactgacaactgttgatttggcgcttattaagaaagcaagttgactcggcattcctgctcggctgactgggagtgagcgtccatgttgccgctggtaactggcgcgtgcatacagccaataataatcctcgcacgagtagcctaccaacattttcatttatgcatattcaattacttattttttaatcacaaaactgccgtttgcatgaactgaaacgtttcctctggttgcttacacttttcacaatgtctgtttgcttcaagcccgagtccgacccgagtccgacagatattctatttttttttgtccgagtccggcccggcccgtcgggttccgacccggcccgtcgggcttcagtcgggttgccatgctctgacacacacacacacacacacacacacacacacacacacacacacgcacacacacacattttaatagcAGTCAGCACTCGCATAGTGGCACGAgatggcctaacacacacacacacgcacacacacacacacacacacacacacacacacacacacacacacacacacacacacacacgcacacacacacacattatagtagCAGTCCGCACTCGCATAGTGGCACGAgatggcctaacacacacacacacacacacacacacacacacacacacacacacacacacacacacacacacacacgcacacacacacattttaatagcAGTCCGCACTCGCATAGTGGCACGAgatggcctgacacacacacacacacacacacacacacacacacacattatagtagCAGTCAGCACTCGCATAGTGGCACGAgatggcctaacacacacacacacacacacacacacacacacacacacacgcacacacacattttaatagcAGTCCGCACTCGCATAGTGGCACGAGatagcctaacacacacacacacacacacacacacacacgcgcgcgcccacacgcacacacaatcacacacacgcacacgcacacacacacacacacacacacacacacacacacgttaccaaTGACATGGAATAGAACACAACATGGAATAGAATTAAATGGTATATGATGTATtatcagtgtctgtgtgtacctTGCGGAAGCCTTTTCTGGTCCATacctgagccgtgtgtgtgtgcgtgtgtgtgtgtgtgtgtgtgtgtgtgtgtgtgtgtgtgtgtgtgtgtgtgtaccctgcggAAGCCTTGTATTTGGTTCATGCCTGATCTGTGTatgagtatggtgtgtgtgtgtgtgtgtgtgtaccttgcggaAGCCTTGTGTCTGGTTCAtgcctgatctgtgtgtgtgtgtgtgtgtgtgtgtgtgtgtgtgtaccttgcggaAGCCTTGTGTCTGGTTCAtgcctgatctgtgtgtgtgtgtgtgtgtgtgtgtgtgtgtgtgtgtgtgtgtgtgtgtgtgtgtgtgtgtaccttgcggaAGCCTTGTGTCTGGTTCATGCCTGATCCGTGGATGAGGATGGGGTGGAAGAACACTGTGtctcctttctccatctccaGGTGAACACGCGGGAGGCTGGAGTCGTAATTACGCACACCGTGATACATCTTATTTACACcaccctacaacacacacacacacacacacacacacacacacacacacacacacacacacacacacacacacacacacacacacacacacattattaacacGCGGGAGGCTGGAGTCATAGTTACGCACGCCGTGATACATCTTGTTAACACcaccctacaacacacacacacacacacacacacacacacacacacacgaacatacacacacacacacacagtacacattatTAACACGCGGGAGGCTGAAGTCCTAGTTACGGACACCGTCATACATCTTGTTAACACcaccctacaacacacacacacacacacacggaatgcgggacacacatacagaaaacagtgacacacacacattctctctctcttccctagtAGGATTCCCGTGTGTATTCTAGGCAGTACCGCTTAACACGTTCAGCCAGGTAACTCTCTCCATggcaaatacacccacacactctctccttaCCTCCCATTCTGGGTAGTCGTGTTCCAGTAGTGTTCCCTTGTGTGTGCCGGGTATGACCACTAGACACCCGTTCTACCGGGTCACTCtctccatggcacacacacacacacacacacacacacacacacacacacacacacacacacacacacactctctccttacCTCCCATTCTGGGTAGTCGTGTTCCAGTAGTGTTCCCTTGTGTGTGCCGGGTATGACCACTAGACACCCGTTCTGCTGGCtgactctctctccatcacacacacgcacacacacacacacacacacacacacacacacacacacacacacacgcacgcacgcacacacacgcacgcacgcacacacgcacacacgcgcacacacacacgcacgcacgcacacacacacacactctctccttacCTCCCATTCTGGGTAGTCGTGTTCCAGTAGTGTTCCCTTGTGTGTGCCCGGTATCACCACTAGACACCCGTTCTGCCGCgtcactctctccatcacacacacacacacacacacacacacacacacacacacacacacacacacacacagacacagacacagacacagacacacacatacacacacacacacacacacactcttccctacCTCCCACTCTGGGTAGTCGTGTTCCAGTAGTGTTCCCTTGTGTGTGCCGGGTATCACCACTAGACACCCGTTCTGCCGCGTCACTCTCTCCATAGCGGTCCAGGAGCACACGATGCGATCAGCTGGCCGGAAGGGGAAGTAGTGGAGGTCCTGATGCATTGGGTGGCGAGACGTCttcttacctacacacacacagacacagacacacacacacacacacacacacacacacacagacacacacacacacacacacacacacacacacacattagtagtgCAGGTCCTGGTGCATCGGGTGACGAGACGTCttcttacctacacacacacacacacacacacacacacacacacacacacacattagcacacacacacacacacacacacacacacacacacacacacacacacacacacacactaatgatgcAGGTCCTGATACATGGGGTGACGAGAGGTCTTCTTACCTTGATTACATTacggtacattacattgcatttagctgacgctttcatttaataaaagcaacttacagttatttttttcagggtattggttacagtccctggagcagtgtggagttaggtgccttgctcaaggacacctcagccatggatggatcatggagatgtagagagaggtcaggggggatttgaacatgcaacccccagattgaaagaccaactctctctcacactaggccacggctgcccccgtgCATTAAAATGTCCCTTGAAAATGAAAAATCCCACTTTGCTCTTGCAGTATTATTCCTTTGCCTTACCAGATCATCTTTGCAAAAGATCTTTGCGAATTATTTTTAGTTAcattaaagggtggcacaataggcttatAATTTTTAATTGGAGTGAATGGGCACTTTTACCAAACGTAATTTGGAAGAATACAGTTTCCTTCCTACTTCCACTCTGGACATCAAGCACCCAAAAAAGAGGCTAAAGGATGGCTGTCCGTTAAAACATGCCCAAAGGACATAGGGGCTAAAGCCTTgctaaaaaaaaagatgcaaagtgGAGAGGCAACCGGAGCATtcatccaaatgtgtgtgtgtgtgtgtgtgtgtgttacctgcatcTGGGGGTTTGTTGAtcagcgtggtgtgtgtgtgtgtgtgtgtgtgtgtgtgtttgtatgtgtgtgtgtgtgtgtgtgtgtgtgtgtgcgtgcgcatgtgtgtgtgcgcatgtgtgtgtgtgttacctgcgtcTGGGGGTTTGTTGATCAGCATGGTGTGCATGGCCATGATATTCGGCCCAGTAAAACACTCCACATACTTCAggatctgaagacacacacacacacacacacacacacacacacacacacacacacacacacacacacacacacacacacacacacacacacacatgatatggCTCATTATATTATGCTCAAGTTCACtttgtgtctgcagtgtgtgtgtgtgtgtgtgtgtgtgtgtgtgtgtgtgtgtgtgtgtgtgtgtgtgtgtgtgtgtgtgtacctctggtaGTGCGCAGTATCTGAAGAGCtctgggtgctgtgtgtgtgtgtatgtgtgtgtgtgtgtgtgtgtgtgtgtgtgtgttctgtgtaccTCTGGTAATGCGCAGTATCTGAACAGCTCAGggtttagtgtatgtgtgtgtgtgtgtgtgtgtgtgtgtgtgtgtattctgtataCCTCTGGTAGGGCGCAGTATCTGAACAGCTctaggtcctgtgtgtgtgtgtgtgtgtgtgtgtgtgtgtgtgtgtgtgtgtgtgtgtgtgtgtgtgtgtgtgtgtgtgtgtgtgtgtgtgtgtgtgtgtgttctgtataccTCTGGTAGTGCGCAGTATCTGAACAGTTCTGGGTCCTCCACAAAGTCCTGCAGTTTAGACACAGCCTTCTGGTCCGGCATGAACTCTGACTTGGCGATGGCCACGTCCCGCATAACAACCAGGCCGGGCACCGCAACCTCACGCTTGCAGATACGCTCAAATtcagtcctgacacacacacacatacacacacacacacacacacacacacacacacacgcacacacacacacgcacacacacacacacacacacacacacacacacacacacacacacacacacgcgcacacacacacacacacacacacagtaagtaatAGACAAATCCTCTTTACCTACAGGGGAGGGCtgttaagtgtgtgtgcctgtggggtgtgtgtgtccgtctgaatTCAGGCACTCCTGTACACAAATACACCCTCTTACTTAGGTAAAGAGGTCGGGGAcagctgtacgtgtgtgtgtgtgcgtgtgtgcgtgtgtgtgtgtgtagtaggctgGGGATGGCTGTGTGTACGTGAGCCTGTACAGGTGTGAGCCTGTACAGGTGTCAGACTGCTTGtgcaacagtgtgtgagtgtgtgtgtgtgtgtgtgtgtgtgtgtgtgtgtgcctgaagcggtcgatgtgtgtgtacgtgtgcgtgtgcgtgtgcatgtgcgtgtgcgtgtgcgtgaagcaATCGATGCCCTCCTCTGAcaccaggtttgtgtgtgtgtgtgtgtgtgtgtgagtgtgtgtgtgtgtgtgtgtgtgtgtgtgtgtgtgtacctgaagcgGTCGATGTCCTCCTCTGACACCAGGTTCTTGATAAGGATGAAGCCGTCCTCCTCATACGCAATCCTCTGCTCTGGACTCAGCAGGTCACTATCAAACGtgtacctgcaacacacacatgcacgcatgcgcacgcacacacacacacacacacacacacacacacacacacacacacacacacacacacacacacacacacacacacacacacacacacacacacacacacacacacacacacacacacaatcttagtCTATAGACAATAGAGAATGTCTACATGTCTACAAGAATGTTCATAGTCGACTTGtcgtttaatttaattcaatgctttttaacttactttactaatgctttattactttattgaaacctaaaattgcccagcacgatatgaattggacgttgtatctcggagtaaataagctactatcatgatttaaaggtcATTgggctcagggacctaattttaacggtttctttctttttttccaaatttCTTTGAAGGTTGAAGTGCTAGAGTAATTGAAAAAATAGGGTAGGTAGGGCAGTGTGCCACTATGCCAGGCCGGCCACCCGGGGTCAATTCCtgtctgggtcatttgccattccTTCCCCAATTCCCTTTCGACACAAATGTGCTGTCCCTCTAGCACTGTCGTatatcaataataataagaaccaaaagccaaaaaaaaaaccttaaaaaatatataggcttaTGAttaatattattaggcctactcccTGCAGTGTCCCATTGTCCCAGTGTAAGCTTGCATAATAGCCTACCTGGGTTAGAGTAGGCTATGATGTTTCAATGGAAATATGCCCATATTAAAAGTTCACAAAAGAGGTCTACAATAGGCCTAATGGCCAGGGAGCCTACTCCCCCCGACCCAAGGGTTTTCATGTTGGTGACGTGACGAGGTGCCACTTACCTGAGCGCTTGTGGATGGTGATAAGACACATTCTGCTGCCCAGAGGTGAAGGATGCCCCCTGACAGGTCGTGTTAAAGACGGCAACACACTTCATGAAAGCAAGCCACTTAACAAAAACTCTCACGCACTCATTCACATGCACATATTGCAGTCATTTATCGAATGGGTTTTAGTTTCTATAGTTATTTCTTTTGGCAACCAACAATGTCAATCTGTAGCCTATGTTTTACAGCGGACTCTGGCGCTTGTTTAGATTAGCCTAGTATTTCTTCCCTCAAACAGGCCTACACGGCCAGCAAGATAGCCATAACTTTTGCaacttggtaggcctacagtaatttgcTTTCATATCAAATACAGAACGGAGCGGAGTAGAATAAAACCATTTCACCAAGGCCTTCAGAAAAATGCCCACAGCCTCGGCATTTATTGCAAGTCTACCCAGGCTTTCAGCACTCCTCTGTCGGTCACAGTAACGCCCCCATTTCGCGCTGTTTCGGCGGCTAGAACTAGCAGCGGTGAGTCGGTGGCACTGGCAATAAAGGATACGATAGCTCCGTGTCCGGGACTCTCCAGATGGTTCAGCACGACCCTCAGTCGGTCTGCAGCCCGAGACATGATGCCAAAATCCCGCAGATGTCGTGCGCCACTGCACAGCTCACTTCGGTGAGAGATTAGATCCAAGGCAGGCAGGCTCAGCAACTCGGCAGAGACGGTCGGTCGGTGAAAGCAAAGCGAGCTCGAACGTCTTGTTCCGTTGTGTGTTTTCAGCACTGTCACACGTAAGTGGGTCAAAGTCTAaagtgcgtgccgtgcgtgtgacATTGACCTTTCCCCCAGATAATTCAGTCCTCTCCAGTTTCATCATAGCCTATGATAGCTTTTGATAAGAGTTAGGCCCAGTTTATTCTGTGGCTTGCAAAATAGAGTTCAATAGCCTTTAGGGAAGGAAATCTGGGGCAGGCAGGTAGTAGATCTATGCCCATAAATATTTAAAGGGCCTAGGCTTAATCATAATTACTTTAGGTGAGCATATGttgaattaaataataataataataatattattattattattattgggctaTTATTAATAGGCCCTAGTAGTAGAAAATATGTGGTTATTGGTCatcatagcctagcctactggtaggctacagtgtcaaccaatcaatcaatcaatcaatcaatcaatcaatcaatcaatcaatcaatcaatcaatcaatcaatcaatcaatcaatcaatcaatcaatcaagtaaGCAAGCAATCTACAAAACATTTTCACCTCAAAACACTCAATTTCCAATGGAAACTTGCAAAACCAGCCTTCCGGCTTTTTTGTGTGCAAATATAGCAAACATACCATAGGCCTTATATAGTAGCCtaccattggggggggggggggggggggggggggggggataacgaTAGGCTATAGTTACTGTGGTGATGGAATAtaggctaccacacacacacacacgcacgcacgcacgcacacacacacgcacacacacacacacacacacacacacacacaggcctttgcCTTTGGCTGTAATGAAACTGTAATGACATTGTAGTGGCCTAATTACACTTGTGTTTTTATTTCGTTGTCATTGTTTGTCATCATGAGTCCACATTCCTTGATCCCACGATCTTCCATCCACCTGTTGTTGTGCACTATAATATTTAATACAGTGCAATATCTTGTTGGACAAACAGTGCGATAAGGCCACTATTGATGACATTCAGACTACAGAGGTGCAGGTGCAATGTGCAAATGCGTCATGAATTTAATTCATCGTGTGCCATCGCCtgcctattataggcctacactaagATGAAACTTGAATACTTTTTTTGGGCCCAATGGATGCTATTTATTGGATGCATGTTCTGGTTCCCACAGTTTGTCTGCTGCTTCTCTTGAAGACAGGAAATGTAGGCCAACATGTGAGATTGGCTCTCCTCTACCACCCACAGACACCAATGTGGTATGGTCATACCCTCTACGCTGAGGtacgggaaaaaaaacacacacacacacacacacacacacacaggcattgtgATGACTTTTTTTTTGCGTCTCACGTTGACACTTGTGATTTTCTATCATTTTAAAGTGATAGTCACCATTGATATTGTTGTCCACATTCCTAAATCCCAGGATCTTCCATCCACCTGTTGTTGTGCAATATTTAGCACAGTTCAAGATCTTGTTGGACAAGCAGTGCCATATTAaggccactattgatgatattcaGACTACAGAGGTGCAGGTGTAATGTGCAAATTCATCATGAAATTAATTAATCCTGTGCCACTGCCTGCCAATACAGTATGTCAAGATGAAACTTGAATGCTAGTTTTGGGCCCCATGGTTGTTGTTCAGGTTCTCACTTTTGCTTGTCTGCTGCTTCTCTTGAAGACAGGAAATGAACATGTGTGATCAGCTCTCGTCAACCACCCACAGATACCAATGTGGCCTTACCCTCTGTACAGTCCTACAGATGCCAATATGGCATGGCCATACTATACAGATGCCAAATGTGGTATGGACAAACTCTCTATATACACTGCAGTGCGAATTAAAAAAACATCAAGCCATTAGTGTTTCGTTGCAGAGGAAGAATTTAATTTTGTTGACAAAGCTGCTCACATCAgtagtaaaaaaaatgtttgaaagcCTATAAAAACATGATTGTGCAGTCAGTGACTGGCTATGGTAATGGCAGAGAGCATGTTGAAAATAAGCTGGCTGATGGCAAATAGTATCATCACATCATTTGCTATTTAAACAGTAAAAAAGCATGACCACGACCTCTGAAAAAAAGTGACAGATTGCGAATATTTTGGCAATACGCTATTTGGCAACAGACACCAGATAGCTTATTTTCATTTCAGTAACTACAGTTTACTTCATGATCAAATATCTCACACTGCATGATGGAAATAAAGAATTGGTCACAATTCCAATTTTCTGACAAACTGAAGCTGAATCATTTCTTTGGTGTTGTGGCAGTTGTGTTgcatgagcacgtgtgtgtgtgtgtgtgtgttgtgtgtgtgtgtgtgtgtgtgtgtgtgtgtgtgtgtgtgtgtgtgtgtgtgtgtgtgtgtgtgtgtgtgtgtgtgtgtgtgtgtgtgtgtctgtctgtctgtctgtgtgtatcaggCTGCCTGGTGTACTTGG contains:
- the LOC134464711 gene encoding phytanoyl-CoA dioxygenase, peroxisomal-like, whose translation is MSRAADRLRVVLNHLESPGHGAIGASFTSGQQNVSYHHPQALRYTFDSDLLSPEQRIAYEEDGFILIKNLVSEEDIDRFRTEFERICKREVAVPGLVVMRDVAIAKSEFMPDQKAVSKLQDFVEDPELFRYCALPEILKYVECFTGPNIMAMHTMLINKPPDAGKKTSRHPMHQDLHYFPFRPADRIVCSWTAMERVTRQNGCLVVIPGTHKGTLLEHDYPEWEGGVNKMYHGVRNYDSSLPRVHLEMEKGDTVFFHPILIHGSGMNQTQGFRKAISCHYASADCYYIDVEGTTQENIAKEVHEIAEKKYGVDDSVTFADTWALRGRLVQGERTSL